A window of Agrobacterium vitis genomic DNA:
GCGGCTAACAAGCACCATGGCGTTAAGGCTGCGCCACAGATGGGCGGTGGGCAGTGCCAGTCCGCGCTCAATGGTCGCCTGTGTCAGTGTTTCCGTCTTGGATGTATCAAGGTTGAATTTCGAAAACGTCTCGGCAAGATTGGCGCAGACGATATTGACAAAGGCATCGTTGCTTGCCGCTGCTGGCTGGGCGATTTGTGAAAAGGCAATAGGCACGAGCTGGTGACCGTCGGCTTCCAATGCCCGCCCTGCCTCATCAATGGCCACCAAGCGCTCACTGTCGGTGGCATATTGATCGCCCGTGTCGGTGAGAATGCCGATGCGCAAGCGGCCAGCCTTTGGCGGCGTGGGGGAAAATGGCGGGAATGGACCTTTCACATTGCCACTGAGCACGGAAAAGCTGGTTGCCGTGTCGCGCACGGATCGGGAAATCACCAGCTCGCTGGCAATACCGCCCAGATGATTGCCAAAGCTGGGGCCAGAGGGCATGGCACCTCGGCTGGGTTTCAGGCCAACAAGGCCGCAGCAGGCGGCGGGCACGCGGATGGAACCGCCCGCATCGGTGGCATGGGCAATGGCCACAATGCCAGCCGCAACAGCGGCCGCAGCACCACCGGACGATCCGCCAGCGGTGCGGGTGCTATCCAGCGGATTACGGCAGATAGGACCAATCTGCGGCTCGCTTGCCAGAGAAAGGCCAAATTCCGGGCTGGTGGTCAGGCCGAAAACGCAAAAGCCCTCAGCTCGAAAACGCACCGCCAGATCGGAATCAACCAGCCCGCCACGGCGCGCCATGAGCCTTGATCCCGCCACCACCGGAAAGCCCGCAAACGGCCCGCCCAGATCCTTGGCAAGCGTTGGTACACCCGCAAAGGCCATGGCAGAGCGCGGCTTGGCATCAAGCGGCAGGGCATCGATTGCCCTCGCCGCTTCAAGGCCTTTTTCCGCATCGATATAGGCAATGGCACCCAAATCAGTGAGCGCCTCCGTGGCAGAGATTGAGGCCTGCATTGCCTCGGTGGCAGACAAGCGACCGCGTGCGATTGCTTGGGCCAGAGCAGTAGCATCAGCTTGCATGGTTGGCTTACTTTGGCTCGGTCATGATTTTTGGCACTTCAAACGTTCCCGCCTTGATCTCGGCGCGCTTGGCTTCCATGGCCGCTTCGGCATCAGCGGGAGCCACACCCTTGACGAAAACAATATCGCTGCCGCCTTCCTTCATCAGGCCATAGGCGGTGTAATCGCGCCCAGTGGGTTTGCCAGCTGCAACATCGGCCAGAGCAGCATTGAGGATCGGGCGGAAGTTCCACAGCGCGTTGGCAAATACCGTGTTGGGATAACGGGGGGTGTAATCGATCAACGAGCCAACGGATTTGATGCCGCGTTCCTTGGCGGCATCTGCCGTGCCAATGCGTTCGCCAAACAGGATGTCAGCACCTGCATCAATCTGGGCAAGGCCCGCTTCGCGTGCTTTTGGCGGATCAAAGAACGTGCCGATGAAGGTCACAAGATGCTTGGCATTGGGATTGACGGCCTTTACGCCTGCGCCAAATGCATTGATCAGCATGTTGACTTCGGGGATAGGCATGGCACCGACAGAGCCGACGATGTTAGACTTGGTCATCTTGCCAGCCAGCATCCCGGCCAGATAGGCACCGTCAAAATTCCAGGTGCCGAAAACCCCGAAATTATCGCCGGACAGCTTGCCGCTGGAGCCCATGACAAAGGCCGTCTGCGGATAATCGGCGGCCACTTCGCGTGCCTGTTTTTCGACGGGGAAAGTTTCACCAATGATCAACTTGGCATTCTGCTCGGCATATTCGCGCATCGCGCGCGGATAATCCGTGCCGGATACACCCTCGGAAAACACGTATTCAATCACGCCTTCCTTGGCGGCATCCTGCAAAGCCTTGTGCAGCACCGAGTTCCAGGCATTTTCCACCGGAGAACCATGAATGCCCGCCACCTTAATCGGCGCTGCCGCCCGCAAGGATGGCGCAAAGGCGCTGACACCCAGAGCCATGCCCGACGCCAGTACGGACCGACGCGACATCAAAAACTGCTTACCCATTCTGAACCCCTTTTTTTACCATTTGGTAGAAATTGTTAAGGGTGGCCTAAAAATGTGTCAAGCACGTTGAGCGATTATAAAATAAGCAGATCCGCAGTTCTGCAACCGGGCAGATATACTGCGCAAAACGACGGGACAACGAAACTTCAGCCAGAAACTTGGGCAATAATTCTAACTTCCGCCGGAAAGAAAGCCTTCTGGCCGCATCAATGTCATTATCATTTGGAGCATAGCCCAACTTTGCCATCATCAAGGTGAATGAAGACGACACCTCCCGCTTCCAATGCAAGGCTCAACTGGGCTGCGCTGGCACGATGAAGATCGTGACGACAGTTTTCGTAATCCTTGATGGTACTGCGCGAGACACCCGCTCGCTCGGCAAGGTCCTGTTGCGTCCAATCCAGAAGGCCGCGTGCCGCGCGACACAGCGCTGGTGTTAAAAACTTGGACTCGTTTCCTTGACCCATCGCCAAGTATCACCCATATTGATTGATATCCATCATATAGCGCAATAAAGCGCGGATCGCTAGATGCCAATCCATTGAGCTGCGTATGCAATCCGGGCTCGAATCAAAAGGAAATAATGCGTTGGGATAACAGCTGGACCGTCTCTGCTCGTTGTTCTTTTGCTTCTGCCTTTCGTCGGAAGTCTCTTATCTGTCTTTTTGCTGAATACGCCGTCTCGCCGCCTTCCGGCAGGCTCGGCTGCTATTGTCATGCTCATTTCGCTGGTGCTGACGGCAAGCCTCTATCCGGCGGTCGCCGATGGCGGTGTCGTAAAGTTCAACATGCCATGGCTGCCGCAGCTTGGCCTGGATTTTACCCTGCGAATGGATGGCCTGGCATGGATCTTCACCATGCTGATCGCAGCCATCGGCTTTCTGGTCGTGCTGTATGCCCGCTATTATATGTCGGAAGAAGATCCGGTTCCCCGGTTCTTCTCCTTCCTGCTGGCCTTCATGGGCGCGATGCTTGGCATCGTGCTTTCGGGCAATGTCATTCTCCTGTCGGTCTTCTGGGAACTGACAAGCATATTTTCCTTTCTGCTGATCAGCTATTGGCACAACAACCCCAATGCGCGCGACGGCGCCCGAATGGCGCTGACCATTACCGGGATCGGCGGTTTCTGCCTGTTGATTGGCCTTATTCTGCTCGGCAATATCGTCGGCAGTTATGACCTCGATACCATTCTCGACTCCGGCAATGTCATTCGCGAACATTCCCTTTATGTCCCCGCCCTGGTGTTCATATTGCTTGGAGCGCTGACGAAAAGCGCCCAGTTTCCGTTCCATTTCTGGCTACCGAACGCCATGGCCGCTCCAACGCCGGTTTCGGCCTTTCTCCATTCTGCAACCATGGTCAAAGCCGGGGTGTTTCTGCTGGTGCGGTTCTGGCCTGTGCTATCAGGCACCGATGAATGGTTCTGGATTGTCGGAGCGGCTGGGATCACAACCTTGTTGCTCGGCGCCTATTTTGCGATGTTCCAGCAGGATCTCAAAGGGCTGCTGGCCTATTCGACCATCAGCCATCTCGGACTGATCACCACATTGCTCAGCCTGGGAAGTCCATTGGCAACGGTGGCGGCTATTTTCCACATGCTGAACCATGCGACCTTCAAGGCATCGCTGTTCATGGCAGCAGGGATCATCGATCACGAGA
This region includes:
- a CDS encoding BMP family protein, coding for MGKQFLMSRRSVLASGMALGVSAFAPSLRAAAPIKVAGIHGSPVENAWNSVLHKALQDAAKEGVIEYVFSEGVSGTDYPRAMREYAEQNAKLIIGETFPVEKQAREVAADYPQTAFVMGSSGKLSGDNFGVFGTWNFDGAYLAGMLAGKMTKSNIVGSVGAMPIPEVNMLINAFGAGVKAVNPNAKHLVTFIGTFFDPPKAREAGLAQIDAGADILFGERIGTADAAKERGIKSVGSLIDYTPRYPNTVFANALWNFRPILNAALADVAAGKPTGRDYTAYGLMKEGGSDIVFVKGVAPADAEAAMEAKRAEIKAGTFEVPKIMTEPK
- a CDS encoding helix-turn-helix transcriptional regulator is translated as MGQGNESKFLTPALCRAARGLLDWTQQDLAERAGVSRSTIKDYENCRHDLHRASAAQLSLALEAGGVVFIHLDDGKVGLCSK
- a CDS encoding amidase yields the protein MQADATALAQAIARGRLSATEAMQASISATEALTDLGAIAYIDAEKGLEAARAIDALPLDAKPRSAMAFAGVPTLAKDLGGPFAGFPVVAGSRLMARRGGLVDSDLAVRFRAEGFCVFGLTTSPEFGLSLASEPQIGPICRNPLDSTRTAGGSSGGAAAAVAAGIVAIAHATDAGGSIRVPAACCGLVGLKPSRGAMPSGPSFGNHLGGIASELVISRSVRDTATSFSVLSGNVKGPFPPFSPTPPKAGRLRIGILTDTGDQYATDSERLVAIDEAGRALEADGHQLVPIAFSQIAQPAAASNDAFVNIVCANLAETFSKFNLDTSKTETLTQATIERGLALPTAHLWRSLNAMVLVSRDLWRLFDDVDCLLCPMLSSAPLPIGSFPSDHRDTDLHFDRMARFAPLAALANASGCPAITLPYGSDASGLPLPVQMLAPMGSEPLLLQLATRLERDQRFQQRFPIAGLTQ